In Thermodesulfovibrionales bacterium, a single genomic region encodes these proteins:
- a CDS encoding PgaD family protein, translating into MFTIEIIEQTGYLEFLALVRALGWYVLILFSILRLWGYYNYWKFGKRNRRKASMSDDAATQELADYFQLQIPAVHELRGLKEVLWPVEGHRLVVKQIRRYPSTSRNAEISGLTW; encoded by the coding sequence ATGTTCACCATCGAGATCATTGAACAGACGGGGTATCTTGAGTTTCTCGCTCTCGTAAGGGCGCTCGGTTGGTATGTCCTGATACTTTTCTCCATCCTGCGTTTGTGGGGATACTATAACTACTGGAAGTTCGGGAAGAGGAACAGGCGCAAGGCTTCAATGTCCGACGATGCGGCAACTCAGGAACTGGCTGACTATTTTCAGTTGCAGATCCCCGCCGTCCATGAACTCCGAGGCCTCAAGGAAGTCCTTTGGCCGGTAGAAGGGCATAGACTCGTGGTTAAACAGATCAGGAGATATCCATCCACCTCGCGAAACGCAGAAATAAGCGGCCTCACCTGGTGA